A section of the Bombus terrestris chromosome 2, iyBomTerr1.2, whole genome shotgun sequence genome encodes:
- the LOC100644315 gene encoding mitochondrial ornithine transporter 1 — MTFEFAEKENQQLNNIRAGLIDFISGSLGGIALVYVGQPLDTVKVKMQTFPSMYKGMANCFLQTLKADGIMRGLYAGTIPALVANVAENSVLFAAYGGCQKVISNVLGIKKIEDLTSIQNACAGFFAAFFSSLTLCPTELIKCKLQAVREVQMETKSVLTVAKKEISPWGLTRQILKEQGIKGLFTGLSSTIAREMPGYFFFFGGYEVTRELLTKPNESRNDIGWQKTMVAGAVGGSVLWLVIFPADVVKSRIQVKNLKSPALVVMKDIVKNEGISSLYNGLKPTLIRTVPATATLFVTYEYSKRFMLDFFENS; from the exons atgacATTTGAATTTGCTGAAAAAGAAAATcaacaattaaataatattagagCTGGTTTAATTGACTTTATTTCTGGATCACTCG GTGGTATAGCACTTGTATATGTTGGTCAACCATTAGATACAGTTAAGGTAAAAATGCAAACCTTTCCCTCCATGTATAAGGGAATGGCAAATTGCTTTTTACAAACCCTGAAAGCAGATGGAATAATGCGTGGTTTATATGCAGGAACTATACCTGCACTAGTTGCTAATGTTGCTGAGAATTCAGTATTGTTTGCTGCATATGGAGGATGTCAGAAAGTTATTTCCAATGTTTTag gtattaaaaaaatagaagattTGACATCAATTCAAAATGCTTGTGCTGGATTTTTTGCtgcatttttctcttctttaacATTATGTCCTACAGAACTTATAAAATGTAAGCTACAAGCAGTAAGAGAAGTTCAAATGGAAACTAAATCAGTATTAACTGTTGCTAAG AAAGAAATTAGTCCATGGGGATTAACACGTCAAATTCTTAAAGAACAAGGCATAAAAGGTCTATTTACTGGTTTGTCATCAACTATAGCACGCGAAATGCCTgggtatttctttttttttggaggCTATGAAGTAACCAGAGAACTTCTAACAAAACCAAATGAAAGTAGAAATGACATAGGATGGCAGAAAACCATGGTAGCTGGTGCCGTTGGTGGAAGTGTCTTATGGCTTGTAATATTTCCAGCAGATGTAGTTAAAAGTAGGATACAG gttaaaaatttgaaaagtcCTGCATTAGTAGTTATGAAAGACATTGTAAAAAATGAAGGTATTAGCTCTTTGTACAATGGTTTAAAACCAACGTTAATAAGGACAGTACCAGCAACAGCTACATTATTTGTAACTTATGAATATTCTAAAAGATTCATGCTTGATTTTTTTGAGAACAGTTga
- the LOC100644196 gene encoding FAST kinase domain-containing protein 5, mitochondrial: MGVAKTSLIILNCNKTMILRLRNKSYFTNTTNYTWTLKPYPRFIEKYNCFVPCQRYKAIAVNKNCQNDLIKENIYIPEHKVMHLILEDSIHYDKTIFPRIKSNAVVTSEDIECLYNVDWSYESPENTLNAVKKLAYSYLSGTCLERSLYDGILEACIKHLPVMQDKQIKTLMQRLITLHDIITVSPLYKRLMKELNAKCIKQFYSSNTEQMLLIIDAIYQLDNTNLDFIWRALRKLLSKPHKLSGKQLVQVFFVLPLIDSRSFINMFEIECRLQECLHELVADEIGIIARGFFLNKRTIKNKALMPIIMDKVKIHATTVNSASLAAIMKIIRYSDCVHCIKDFKELLKSLHAEIPRLPLKCLIHITHAFASLRVYDEFLTNAIIQRIENEMETARVKDIERVIYGICTVTPITDYYRNVCQKLLNEIILTYKTTRANEINSFPISLVRILTFLTIKNIYVPELIQYVFDPKFMTKTYKNNLKFLTNEWLILHCSIKIELPYYKGPLLTDNMYEYLIQKYHTHDDDTYRKDLNVKLKIEIVHICEQKLGIDVHVDYILPHYSTRDIVIGIDACNNPIEIESILSTMPTNTIKSVNNDELKRIKWKVIIPLPILTEVSGHNGYIGYIQRKCRQLELIGYTPIIVSENRWIALNEESKVKHLKQLIYQDIKSFQ, translated from the exons ATGGGTGTTGCAAAAACGAGTTTAATCAtactaaattgtaataaaacaatGATTTTAAGGTTACGTAATAAATCATACTTTACAAATACGACCAATTACACATGGACTTTAAAACCATATCCaagatttatagaaaaatataattgctTCGTTCCATGCCAGAGATATAAAGCAATTGCAGTCaacaaaaattgccaaaatgatcttataaaagaaaatatttacatacctgaACATAAAGTCATGCATTTAATACTTGAAGATTCCATACATTATGATAAGACTATTTTTCCACGCATTAAATCAAATGCAGTAGTTACTTCTGAGGacatagaatgtctttataatgTAGATTGGTCATATGAATCTCCAGAGAATACTCTTAATGCTGTTAAGAAATTGGCATATTCTTATTTAAGTGGCACATGTTTGGAAAGATCACTTTATGACGGGATTTTGGAAGCCTGTATTAAACACCTCCCAGTAATGCaggataaacaaataaaaacttTAATGCAACGTTTAATTACGTTACATGATATAATAACAGTATCACCTCTTTATAAAAGACTGATGAAAGAATTAAATgcaaaatgtataaaacaattttatagtTCAAATACTGAGCAAATGTTATTAATCATTGATGCAATTTATCAGCTTGATAATACAAATCTTGATTTTATATGGCGTGCATTAAGAAAATTGCTTTCAAAACCACATAAACTTTCTGGAAAACAATTAGTTCAAGTGTTCTTTGTTCTACCTTTAATTGATTCAAGATCATTTATAAATATGTTTGAAATCGAATGTCGATTACAAGAATGCTTGCATGAACTTGTTGCAGATGAAATAGGTATAATCGCAAgaggtttttttttaaataaaaggactattaaaaataaagccTTAATGCCAATAATAATGGATAAAGTTAAGATACATGCTACTACCGTGAACAGTGCTAGTTTAGCagcaattatgaaaattattag ATATAGTGACTGTGTACATTGTATAAAAGACTTTAAAGAATTATTGAAATCTTTACATGCAGAGATACCACGACTACCATTAAAATGTCTAATCCATATAACACATGCATTTGCATCTTTACGTGTATATGatgaatttttaacaaatgCCATTATTCAAAG aatagaaaatgaaatggaAACTGCAAGAGTGAAAGATATTGAAAGAGTTATTTATGGCATATGTACAGTTACTCCCATTACAGATTACTATAGAAATGTATGCCAGAAATTActgaatgaaataatattaactTATAAGACTACCAGAGCAAATGAAATTAATAg ctTTCCAATATCATTAGTACGTATTCTGACATTcttaacaattaaaaatatatatgtaccaGAATTAATTCAATACGTATTTGACCCAAAATTTATGACAAAAACATACAAAAATAATCTCAAATTCTTGACAAATGAATGGCTGATATTACACTGctcaataaaaatagaattgccTTATTACAAAGGTCCATTACTGACAGATAATatgtatgaatatttaatacag AAATATCATACACATGATGATGATACCTACAGAAAGGACCTAAATGTGAAATTAAAGATAGAAATTGTACATATCTGTGAG caAAAATTAGGAATAGATGTACATGTTGATTATATTTTACCTCACTACTCAACTAGAGATATTGTCATTGGTATAGATGCATGTAACAATCCTATTGAAATTGAATCTATTTTATCGACAATGCCGACAAACACGATCAAAAGTGTAAATAATgatgaattaaaaagaataaaatggaAAGTTATAATTCCATTACCAATTTTAACAGAAGTATCTGGTCATAATGGTTATATTGGATACATCCAGAGAAAATGTAGACAACTTGAACTTATAGGATACACACCGATTatt gtTTCTGAGAATAGGTGGATTGCTCTTAATGAAGAAAGTAAAGtaaaacatttaaaacaattaatttatcaagatattaaatcatttcaatga